In Xanthomonas theicola, a single genomic region encodes these proteins:
- a CDS encoding dimethylarginine dimethylaminohydrolase family protein, translating into MIKKFLAGSTASDGENPTLAEPETQACAAARAGHRLLMCAPQHFAVDYVINPWMEGNVHAASRERAQAQWNALVAAAEAAGAQVERIDAAAGLPDMVFSANAGLVLGEGFVPSRFRHAERRGEEVLFAEWCRRAGFRIRALPEDLYFEGAGDALLDRGARRLWMGHGHRSDLAAAHELADLLDIDVLPLRLVDPRFYHLDTCFCPLRDGYLLYYPAAFDDDAQQAIARRIPRAQRIAVGEADALAFACNAVDLDERLLLNRATPALCAALAGIGYQVVQTPLDEFLKAGGAAKCLTLRLDE; encoded by the coding sequence ATGATCAAGAAATTCCTGGCGGGCAGTACCGCCTCGGACGGCGAGAACCCGACGCTCGCCGAGCCGGAGACACAGGCGTGCGCCGCTGCCCGCGCCGGCCATCGCCTGCTGATGTGCGCGCCGCAGCACTTCGCGGTGGACTATGTGATCAACCCCTGGATGGAAGGCAACGTCCACGCCGCCAGCCGCGAACGCGCGCAGGCGCAATGGAACGCGCTGGTCGCTGCGGCGGAGGCGGCAGGCGCGCAGGTCGAGCGGATCGATGCAGCGGCCGGGCTGCCGGACATGGTGTTCAGCGCCAACGCCGGCCTGGTGCTCGGCGAGGGCTTCGTGCCCAGCCGTTTCCGACATGCCGAACGCCGCGGCGAGGAAGTGCTGTTCGCCGAATGGTGCCGCCGCGCCGGCTTCCGCATCCGCGCACTGCCCGAGGACCTGTACTTCGAAGGCGCCGGCGACGCGCTGCTGGACCGCGGCGCGCGGCGCCTGTGGATGGGCCACGGCCATCGCAGCGACCTGGCCGCCGCGCACGAACTGGCCGACCTGCTGGACATCGACGTGCTGCCGCTGCGCCTGGTCGACCCGCGCTTCTACCACCTGGATACGTGCTTCTGCCCGCTGCGCGACGGCTACCTGCTGTACTACCCGGCCGCATTCGACGACGACGCCCAGCAGGCGATCGCGCGCCGCATCCCGCGGGCGCAGCGCATCGCGGTCGGCGAAGCCGATGCGCTCGCCTTCGCCTGCAATGCGGTGGACCTGGACGAACGCCTGCTGCTCAATCGCGCCACGCCCGCGCTGTGCGCGGCGCTGGCCGGGATCGGCTACCAAGTGGTGCAGACCCCGCTGGACGAATTCCTCAAGGCCGGCGGCGCGGCCAAGTGCCTGACCCTGCGCCTGGACGAGTGA
- a CDS encoding ABC transporter ATP-binding protein, translating to MASHSSSPPHRAARRGAATGPSLRERFEAMRNLPPFLRQIWRTSRWLTLSSIGLRVLRALIPVASLYIGKLIIDEAIHLVGQSPGFSSFGAALASARLDRLLQLLALELALAIGSDLLGRLVGYADTLLSELFNNVTSVQLMEHAAQLDLEDFEDPEQQDKLDRARRQTMGRMNLMGQLFGQVQDAITVVSFAIGLLVYAPWLIVLLAVALVPAFVGESHFNALGYSLNFQWTSERRQLDYLRQVGASVETAKEVKIFNLHSFLIERYRALADRFFQANRALARKRMLWGTLLAALGTLGYYAAYGYIAWRTVRGDFSIGDLTFLAGSFLRLRQLLEGLLIGFSQVAGQALYLDDLYSFFRIVPEIRTRPGAAPVPRPIVRGFVFENVGFRYPDAAQWAVRHLDFELRAGEVLALVGENGAGKTTLVKLLARLYDPDEGRILLDGRDLRDYDLDDLRANLGVIFQDFVRYHLSAGENIGVGRVDSMTDAARIRAAAQRAMAAELIEGLPHGYEQLIGRRFKTGVDLSGGQWQKIAIARAYMRDAQLMILDEPTAALDARSELEVFQRFKELSDDRTAVLISHRFSSVRMADRILVLAGGRIEASGTHAELMAQGGRYAELFELQAAGYR from the coding sequence ATGGCCTCCCACTCCTCTTCCCCTCCCCACCGCGCGGCACGGCGCGGCGCCGCTACCGGCCCCAGCCTGCGCGAGCGCTTCGAGGCGATGCGCAACCTGCCTCCGTTCCTGCGCCAGATCTGGCGCACCAGCCGCTGGCTGACCCTCAGCAGTATCGGCTTGCGCGTGCTGCGCGCGCTGATCCCGGTGGCTTCGCTGTACATCGGCAAGCTGATCATCGACGAGGCGATCCACCTGGTCGGGCAGTCGCCCGGCTTCAGCTCGTTCGGCGCGGCGCTGGCCAGCGCGCGGCTGGACCGGCTGTTGCAACTGCTGGCGCTGGAACTGGCGCTGGCGATCGGCTCGGACCTGCTCGGACGACTGGTCGGCTATGCCGACACGCTGCTGTCGGAACTGTTCAACAACGTCACCAGCGTGCAGCTGATGGAACATGCCGCGCAGCTGGACCTGGAGGATTTCGAGGATCCCGAGCAGCAGGACAAGCTCGACCGCGCGCGGCGCCAGACGATGGGCCGGATGAACCTGATGGGCCAGCTGTTTGGCCAGGTGCAGGACGCGATCACCGTGGTCAGCTTCGCGATCGGCCTGCTGGTCTACGCGCCGTGGCTGATCGTGCTGCTGGCGGTGGCATTGGTGCCCGCATTCGTCGGCGAGTCGCACTTCAACGCGCTGGGCTACTCGCTCAACTTCCAGTGGACGTCGGAACGGCGCCAGCTCGACTACCTGCGCCAGGTCGGCGCCAGCGTCGAGACCGCCAAGGAAGTGAAGATCTTCAACCTGCACAGCTTCCTGATCGAGCGCTACCGCGCGCTGGCCGATCGGTTCTTCCAAGCCAACCGTGCGCTGGCGCGCAAGCGCATGCTGTGGGGCACGCTGCTGGCGGCGTTGGGCACGCTGGGTTACTACGCCGCCTACGGCTACATCGCCTGGCGTACCGTGCGCGGCGACTTCAGCATCGGCGACCTGACCTTCCTGGCCGGCAGCTTCCTGCGCCTGCGCCAGTTGCTGGAGGGGCTGCTGATCGGTTTTTCGCAGGTGGCCGGGCAGGCGCTGTACCTCGACGATCTGTACTCGTTCTTCCGCATCGTGCCGGAGATCCGCACCCGGCCCGGCGCGGCGCCGGTGCCGCGGCCGATCGTGCGCGGCTTCGTGTTCGAGAACGTGGGCTTCCGCTATCCGGACGCCGCGCAGTGGGCGGTGCGGCACCTGGACTTCGAACTGCGCGCCGGCGAGGTACTGGCGCTGGTCGGCGAGAACGGCGCCGGCAAGACCACCCTGGTCAAGCTGCTGGCGCGGCTGTACGACCCGGACGAGGGCCGCATCCTGCTCGACGGCCGCGACCTGCGCGACTACGACCTGGACGACCTGCGCGCCAACCTGGGGGTAATCTTCCAGGACTTCGTGCGCTACCACCTCAGCGCCGGCGAGAACATCGGCGTCGGCCGGGTCGATTCGATGACCGACGCGGCGCGGATCCGCGCCGCCGCGCAGCGGGCGATGGCCGCGGAACTGATCGAAGGCCTGCCGCACGGCTACGAGCAGTTGATCGGGCGCCGCTTCAAGACCGGCGTGGACCTGTCCGGCGGGCAGTGGCAGAAGATCGCGATCGCGCGCGCCTACATGCGCGACGCGCAGTTGATGATCCTCGACGAACCGACCGCGGCGCTGGACGCGCGCAGCGAATTGGAGGTGTTCCAGCGCTTCAAGGAACTGTCCGACGACCGCACCGCGGTGCTGATCTCGCACCGTTTCTCCAGCGTGCGCATGGCCGACCGCATCCTGGTCCTGGCCGGCGGCCGGATCGAGGCCAGCGGCACCCATGCCGAGCTGATGGCGCAGGGCGGGCGCTACGCGGAACTGTTCGAATTGCAGGCCGCTGGGTATCGTTGA